From a single Okeanomitos corallinicola TIOX110 genomic region:
- the rpoB gene encoding DNA-directed RNA polymerase subunit beta gives MTNETYMEPAFLLPDLIEIQRSSFRWFLEEGLIEELNSFSPITDYTGKLELHFLGQNYKLKEPKYSVEESKRRDSTYAVQMYVPTRLLNKETGDIKEQEVFIGDLPLMTDRGTFIINGAERVIVNQIVRSPGVYYKSEIDKNGRRTYSASLIPNRGAWLKFETDRNDLVWVRIDKTRKLSAQVLLKALGLSDNEIFDALRHPEYFQKTIEKEGQFSEEEALMELYRKLRPGEPPTVLGGQQLLESRFFDPKRYDLGKVGRYKLNKKLRLSVPDTMRVLTPGDILSAIDYLINLEYDIGSIDDIDHLGNRRVRSVGELLQNQVRVGLNRLERIIRERMTVSDAEVLTPASLVNPKPLVAAIKEFFGSSQLSQFMDQTNPLAELTHKRRLSALGPGGLTRERAGFAVRDIHPSHYGRICPIETPEGPNAGLIGSLATHARVNLYGFLETPFRPVENGRVRFDIPPVYMTADEEDDLRTATGDVPLDENGYIKGPQVPVRYRQDWTTTSPEQVDYVAVSPVQIVSVATSMIPFLEHDDANRALMGSNMQRQAVPLLKPERPLVGTGLEAQGARDSGMVIVSRTDGDVVYVDASEIRVRVREGTGDRLQVTGDSQETSSSSVSKPQEIRYVLSKYQRSNQDTCLNQKPLVRIGEKVVAGQVLADGSSTEGGELALGQNIVVTYMPWEGYNYEDAILISERLVQDDVYTSIHIEKYEIEARQTKLGPEEITREIPNVGEDALRQLDEQGIIRIGAWVDAGDILVGKVTPKGESDQPPEEKLLRAIFGEKARDVRDNSLRVPNGEKGRVVDVRLFTREQGDELPPGANMVVRVYVAQKRKIQVGDKMAGRHGNKGIISRILPAEDMPYLPDGSPVDIVLNPLGVPSRMNVGQVFECLLGWAGYNLGVRFKITPFDEMYGEESSRRIVHGKLQESRDETGKDWLYNPDNAGKITVYDGRTGEPFDHPVTVGVAYMLKLVHLVDDKIHARSTGPYSLVTQQPLGGKAQQGGQRFGEMEVWALEAFGAAYTLQELLTVKSDDMQGRNEALNAIVKGKAIPRPGTPESFKVLMRELQSLGLDIAVHKVETQADGSSLDVEVDLMADQGSRRTPPRPTYQSLSRESLEEEE, from the coding sequence ATGACTAACGAAACATACATGGAACCAGCCTTTCTGTTGCCCGACTTGATTGAAATCCAGCGTTCAAGCTTTCGCTGGTTTTTAGAAGAAGGATTAATAGAAGAGTTGAACTCATTTAGTCCCATCACAGATTACACAGGGAAACTAGAACTTCACTTTTTAGGACAAAACTATAAACTCAAAGAACCTAAATATAGCGTCGAAGAATCTAAACGACGTGATAGCACTTATGCAGTACAGATGTATGTGCCTACAAGACTGCTAAATAAAGAAACAGGGGATATTAAAGAACAAGAAGTATTCATAGGTGATCTGCCCTTAATGACAGATAGGGGTACGTTTATTATTAACGGAGCCGAGAGGGTAATAGTTAACCAGATCGTCCGGTCGCCAGGAGTTTATTACAAATCAGAAATTGACAAAAACGGACGCAGGACTTATTCTGCCAGCTTAATACCCAACCGGGGGGCATGGCTCAAATTTGAAACGGATCGTAACGATTTAGTGTGGGTCAGAATAGATAAAACCCGCAAACTATCAGCCCAGGTACTTCTCAAAGCACTAGGATTATCTGATAACGAAATCTTTGATGCCCTACGCCACCCAGAGTATTTCCAAAAAACCATTGAAAAAGAAGGGCAATTTTCCGAAGAAGAAGCCCTGATGGAGTTGTATCGCAAACTTCGTCCTGGTGAACCGCCAACAGTACTAGGTGGACAGCAACTACTAGAATCACGCTTCTTTGATCCCAAGCGCTATGACCTGGGTAAAGTAGGTAGATACAAACTCAACAAAAAACTCCGCCTCTCCGTCCCAGACACCATGCGCGTCCTGACCCCAGGGGACATCCTCTCCGCCATAGATTATCTGATCAATCTAGAATATGATATTGGTAGCATTGACGACATTGATCACCTCGGAAATCGCCGAGTTAGAAGTGTTGGTGAACTACTGCAAAACCAAGTGAGAGTAGGCTTAAACAGATTAGAGCGGATTATTCGGGAAAGAATGACAGTATCAGATGCTGAAGTTCTGACCCCCGCATCCCTAGTCAACCCCAAACCATTAGTGGCAGCAATCAAAGAATTCTTTGGTTCTAGCCAACTAAGTCAGTTTATGGATCAAACCAATCCCTTAGCAGAATTGACCCATAAACGCCGACTCAGTGCCTTGGGCCCTGGAGGTTTAACCAGAGAAAGAGCGGGCTTTGCTGTACGGGATATTCATCCTAGCCACTACGGACGTATTTGCCCAATTGAAACTCCAGAGGGACCAAACGCCGGACTAATTGGTTCACTAGCTACCCATGCCCGCGTTAACCTCTATGGATTTTTAGAAACACCCTTTAGACCCGTAGAAAATGGCAGAGTAAGATTTGATATCCCACCAGTGTACATGACAGCAGACGAAGAAGACGATCTGCGAACTGCCACAGGTGACGTACCCTTAGACGAAAACGGTTACATCAAAGGACCACAAGTACCCGTCCGCTATCGGCAAGATTGGACAACCACAAGCCCAGAACAAGTAGACTACGTAGCCGTTTCCCCAGTACAGATCGTATCCGTAGCAACCAGCATGATTCCCTTCCTGGAACATGATGATGCGAACCGTGCCTTAATGGGGTCAAATATGCAACGTCAGGCAGTACCTTTATTAAAACCAGAACGTCCCTTAGTAGGAACAGGCTTAGAAGCCCAAGGTGCTAGAGACTCAGGGATGGTGATTGTATCCCGGACAGATGGGGATGTAGTGTATGTAGACGCATCCGAAATTCGTGTCAGAGTTAGGGAGGGAACAGGTGACAGGTTACAGGTGACAGGTGACAGCCAAGAAACCTCCTCTTCCTCAGTCTCCAAACCCCAGGAAATTAGATATGTTTTATCTAAATATCAACGCTCTAACCAAGATACCTGCTTAAACCAAAAACCACTGGTGAGAATTGGGGAAAAAGTTGTTGCTGGACAAGTTCTGGCTGATGGTTCTTCTACAGAAGGGGGAGAACTGGCATTAGGACAAAACATCGTTGTTACCTATATGCCCTGGGAAGGTTACAACTACGAAGATGCAATCTTGATTTCTGAACGTCTGGTCCAAGACGATGTATACACCTCAATTCACATTGAAAAATATGAAATTGAAGCCAGACAAACCAAACTCGGACCAGAAGAAATCACCAGAGAAATTCCCAACGTCGGGGAAGATGCCTTACGTCAATTGGATGAACAGGGAATAATTCGAATCGGAGCATGGGTAGATGCTGGGGATATTCTCGTGGGAAAAGTCACCCCCAAAGGTGAATCTGACCAACCCCCAGAAGAAAAACTCCTCCGGGCAATCTTTGGTGAAAAAGCTCGTGATGTGCGGGATAATTCCCTACGCGTTCCCAACGGTGAAAAAGGCCGGGTTGTGGATGTGCGACTGTTCACCAGAGAACAGGGTGATGAACTGCCACCGGGTGCAAACATGGTAGTACGGGTTTACGTTGCCCAAAAACGGAAAATCCAAGTCGGCGACAAAATGGCAGGGAGACATGGTAACAAAGGGATTATTTCCCGGATTCTCCCAGCCGAAGATATGCCTTATTTGCCCGATGGTTCACCAGTAGATATCGTTCTCAATCCCTTGGGTGTACCGAGCCGGATGAACGTAGGTCAAGTATTTGAATGTTTATTAGGTTGGGCTGGCTATAACTTGGGAGTGAGGTTTAAAATTACTCCCTTTGACGAAATGTATGGGGAAGAGTCATCACGGCGGATTGTCCACGGCAAGTTACAAGAGTCGCGGGATGAAACTGGGAAAGATTGGCTCTATAACCCTGACAATGCTGGCAAAATCACGGTTTATGATGGGCGTACTGGTGAACCCTTTGACCATCCTGTCACCGTAGGTGTGGCCTATATGCTCAAACTGGTGCATTTAGTTGATGATAAAATTCACGCTCGTTCCACTGGACCCTATTCTCTGGTGACTCAACAACCCCTGGGTGGTAAAGCTCAACAAGGTGGACAAAGATTTGGAGAAATGGAAGTATGGGCGTTGGAGGCCTTTGGTGCGGCTTATACCTTGCAGGAATTGTTAACTGTTAAGTCCGATGATATGCAAGGTAGAAACGAAGCACTCAATGCCATTGTTAAGGGTAAGGCTATTCCCCGTCCTGGTACTCCAGAATCCTTTAAGGTATTGATGCGAGAGTTGCAGTCCTTGGGTTTAGATATTGCTGTCCATAAGGTAGAAACCCAAGCTGATGGTAGTTCCTTGGATGTGGAAGTTGACCTGATGGCAGACCAAGGTTCTCGTCGTACTCCACCTCGTCCTACCTATCAGTCACTTTCCCGTGAGTCCTTGGAAGAGGAAGAGTAG
- the psbA gene encoding photosystem II q(b) protein yields the protein MTTTIQQRQSANVWDRFCEFITSTENRVYIGWFGVLMIPTLLAATTCFIIAFIAAPPVDIDGIREPVAGSLIYGNNIISGAVVPSSNAIGLHFYPIWEAASLDEWLYNGGPYQLVVFHFLIGVACYLGREWELSYRLGMRPWICVAFSAPVAAATAVFLVYPIGQGSFSDGMPLGISGTFNFMIVFQAEHNILMHPFHMLGVAGVFGGSLFSAMHGSLVTSSLVRETTETESQNYGYKFGQEEETYNIVAAHGYFGRLIFQYASFNNSRSLHFFLAAWPVVGIWFTALGVSTMAFNLNGFNFNQSIIDSQGRVIGTWADVINRANLGMEVMHERNAHNFPLDLAAGEVAPVALSAPAING from the coding sequence ATGACTACAACCATTCAACAGCGCCAAAGCGCAAACGTATGGGATCGCTTTTGTGAGTTCATCACAAGCACCGAAAACCGTGTATACATCGGCTGGTTCGGCGTACTCATGATCCCTACCCTGTTAGCAGCAACCACCTGCTTCATCATCGCCTTCATAGCTGCGCCTCCCGTTGACATTGACGGTATCCGTGAGCCAGTTGCAGGTTCTTTAATCTACGGAAACAACATCATCTCTGGTGCAGTTGTTCCTTCCTCCAACGCTATTGGTTTGCACTTCTACCCTATCTGGGAAGCAGCTTCCTTAGATGAGTGGTTGTACAACGGTGGTCCTTACCAGTTGGTAGTATTCCACTTCTTAATCGGTGTAGCTTGCTACTTAGGTCGTGAATGGGAACTTTCTTACCGCTTAGGTATGCGTCCTTGGATCTGTGTTGCATTCTCCGCTCCTGTAGCAGCAGCAACCGCAGTATTCTTGGTATACCCCATCGGTCAAGGTTCATTCTCCGACGGTATGCCTTTAGGTATCTCCGGTACATTTAACTTCATGATCGTGTTCCAAGCAGAACACAACATCTTGATGCACCCCTTCCATATGTTAGGTGTAGCTGGTGTATTCGGTGGTTCTTTGTTCTCTGCAATGCACGGTTCTTTGGTAACATCTTCCTTGGTTCGTGAAACAACCGAAACCGAATCTCAAAACTACGGTTACAAGTTCGGTCAAGAAGAAGAAACCTACAACATTGTTGCAGCACATGGTTACTTCGGTCGCTTGATTTTCCAATACGCTTCCTTCAACAACAGCCGTTCCTTACACTTCTTCTTGGCTGCATGGCCAGTAGTTGGTATCTGGTTCACTGCTTTAGGTGTAAGCACCATGGCGTTTAACTTGAACGGTTTCAACTTCAACCAATCCATCATTGATTCTCAAGGTCGTGTCATCGGTACTTGGGCAGATGTAATCAACCGCGCTAACTTAGGTATGGAAGTAATGCACGAGCGTAACGCTCACAACTTCCCCTTGGATTTAGCTGCTGGTGAAGTTGCTCCTGTTGCTTTGAGCGCTCCTGCAATCAACGGTTAA
- a CDS encoding DNA-directed RNA polymerase subunit gamma codes for MRSIQSNQFDYVKIGIASPDRIRIWGERTLPNGQVVGEVTKPETINYRTLKPEMDGLFCERIFGPAKDWECHCGKYKRVRHRGIVCERCGVEVTESRVRRHRMGFIKLAAPVAHVWYLKGIPSYIAILLDMPLRDVEQIVYFNSYCVLAAGNADTLTYKQLLTEDQWIEIEDAIYSEDSQLVGVEVGIGAEALLRLLADINLEQEAESLREEINNAKGQKRAKLIKRLRVIDNFIATGSKPEWMVMSYIPVIPPDLRPMVQLDGGRFATSDLNDLYRRVINRNNRLARLQEILAPEIIVRNEKRMLQEAVDALIDNGRRGRTVVGANNRPLKSLSDIIEGKQGRFRQNLLGKRVDYSGRSVIVVGPKLQIHQCGLPREMAIELFQPFVINRLIRSGMVNNIKAAKKLISRNDPSVWDVLEEVIEGHPVMLNRAPTLHRLGIQAFEPILVEGRAIQLHPLVCPAFNADFDGDQMAVHVPLSLESQAEARLLMLASNNILSPATGKPIVTPSQDMVLGAYYLTAENPGATKGKDKFFASLDDVIMAYQEQQVDLHAYIYVRFDGEMQTGEPDKEPLEVVQNEDGTRTLLYKFRRVREDAQGNLMSQYIYTTPGRVIYNKAIEEALAS; via the coding sequence ATGAGATCAATTCAATCTAATCAATTTGACTACGTAAAAATCGGTATAGCATCACCAGACCGGATTCGCATTTGGGGAGAGCGGACTTTACCTAATGGTCAGGTAGTGGGTGAGGTGACAAAACCAGAAACCATTAACTACCGGACTTTGAAACCAGAAATGGATGGTTTATTTTGTGAACGGATTTTTGGCCCGGCGAAGGACTGGGAATGTCACTGTGGTAAATATAAACGGGTGCGCCATCGTGGGATTGTCTGCGAGCGCTGCGGTGTGGAAGTGACAGAATCGAGGGTACGTCGTCACCGCATGGGTTTTATTAAGCTGGCAGCACCAGTAGCCCATGTCTGGTATCTCAAAGGTATCCCCAGTTATATTGCGATTTTGCTAGATATGCCCTTGCGGGATGTGGAGCAAATTGTTTACTTCAACTCATACTGTGTGTTGGCTGCTGGTAATGCTGATACTCTTACCTACAAACAACTGTTAACCGAAGACCAGTGGATTGAAATTGAAGATGCTATTTACAGCGAAGATTCCCAACTGGTAGGGGTGGAAGTTGGCATTGGGGCTGAGGCGCTGCTGAGATTGTTGGCAGATATTAATTTGGAGCAGGAAGCCGAAAGTCTGCGGGAAGAAATTAATAATGCCAAGGGACAAAAACGCGCCAAATTAATTAAACGGCTGCGGGTGATTGATAACTTCATTGCTACTGGTTCTAAACCAGAATGGATGGTAATGTCTTATATTCCCGTGATTCCTCCCGATTTGCGTCCAATGGTGCAGTTGGATGGGGGGAGATTTGCCACCAGTGATTTGAATGATTTGTACCGCCGGGTGATTAACCGTAACAATCGGTTAGCTAGATTACAGGAAATTTTGGCACCGGAGATTATTGTCCGTAACGAAAAACGGATGTTGCAGGAAGCGGTAGATGCTCTGATTGATAATGGTCGTCGCGGTCGGACTGTGGTGGGAGCAAATAACCGTCCTTTGAAGTCTTTGTCGGACATTATTGAAGGTAAACAGGGACGTTTCCGGCAGAACCTGTTAGGTAAACGGGTGGACTATTCTGGACGTTCTGTAATTGTGGTCGGACCCAAGTTACAAATTCACCAGTGTGGATTACCGAGGGAAATGGCCATTGAATTATTCCAGCCCTTTGTGATTAACAGGTTGATTCGTTCCGGCATGGTGAACAATATCAAGGCAGCGAAGAAACTAATTTCTCGCAATGACCCCAGCGTCTGGGATGTGTTGGAAGAGGTGATAGAAGGGCATCCGGTGATGTTAAACCGAGCACCCACCCTGCATAGGTTAGGTATTCAGGCTTTTGAACCGATTTTAGTAGAAGGTAGAGCTATTCAACTCCATCCTTTGGTATGTCCAGCCTTTAACGCTGACTTTGATGGTGACCAAATGGCAGTTCATGTACCTCTATCCTTAGAAAGTCAGGCAGAAGCGCGGCTGTTGATGTTGGCTTCTAACAACATTCTTTCACCAGCAACAGGTAAACCCATTGTTACCCCTAGCCAAGATATGGTTTTGGGAGCATATTACCTAACTGCCGAAAACCCCGGAGCGACAAAAGGTAAAGACAAATTTTTTGCTTCCTTGGATGACGTAATTATGGCATATCAAGAACAACAAGTAGACCTTCATGCCTATATTTACGTGCGGTTTGATGGGGAAATGCAAACAGGAGAACCTGATAAAGAGCCGTTAGAAGTTGTCCAAAACGAAGATGGTACTCGGACTTTGCTGTATAAATTCCGCCGTGTCCGTGAAGATGCCCAAGGTAATTTGATGTCTCAGTATATCTATACGACCCCTGGTAGGGTGATTTATAACAAGGCAATTGAAGAAGCGTTAGCTAGTTAG
- a CDS encoding histidine triad nucleotide-binding protein has product MSKPTDTIFSQIIRREIPANIVYEDDLALAFTDVNPQAPVHILIIPKKPIVNIATAEPEDQALLGHLLLTAKKVASQAGLENGYRLVMNTGNDGGQTVYHLHIHILGGRSLSWPPG; this is encoded by the coding sequence ATGAGCAAACCCACAGACACAATTTTCAGTCAAATCATCCGTCGGGAAATTCCCGCCAACATAGTTTATGAGGATGACTTGGCTTTAGCATTCACAGATGTTAACCCCCAAGCACCAGTTCACATCCTCATCATCCCCAAAAAACCCATAGTTAACATAGCTACCGCCGAACCAGAAGATCAAGCTTTACTTGGACATCTATTATTAACCGCCAAAAAAGTCGCCTCCCAAGCAGGACTAGAGAATGGTTATCGCCTAGTTATGAATACAGGTAACGATGGCGGTCAAACCGTCTATCACCTACACATACATATATTAGGCGGACGATCTTTGTCCTGGCCTCCTGGTTGA
- a CDS encoding DNA-directed RNA polymerase subunit beta' has protein sequence MTENMIFRNLVVNKGQLRKLIAWSFTHYGTARTAVMADKLKDLGFRYATKAGVSISVDDLMVPPSKKSLLEAAEAEILSTEERFKRGEITEVERFQKVIDTWNGTSESLKDEVVTHFKQTNPLNSVYMMAFSGARGNISQVRQLVGMRGLMADPQGEIIDLPIKTNFREGLTVTEYIISSYGARKGLVDTALRTADSGYLTRRLVDVSQDVIVREIDCGTSRGIILGDMIENSKVLIPIGTRLMGRVVGEDVIHPVTKEMIAPRNTPVSDDLAEEIQAAGVKQVLVRSPLTCEAARSVCQHCYGWSLAHAKMVDLGEAVGIIAAQSIGEPGTQLTMRTFHTGGVFTGEVAQQVRAKTAGTVKISRKLKTRPYRTRHGEDALYAETNGTLNIEGEGGDNQEISITQGSTLYIQPGQKVKVAQLIAEVALGGRTARANTEKAVKDVATDLAGEVQFADVVAEQKTDRQGNTTTTATRGGLIWILSGEVYNLPPGAELVVKNGDAIASNGVLAETKLTSVHGGMVRLPEATPGKATREIEIITASVILDQATVTVQSSQGKNNYLVSTSNNQTFNLRTTPGTKVQNGQIVAELIDDSYRTTTGGFLKFAGIEVQKKGKAKLGYEVVTGGTLLWIPEETHEVNKDISLLLVEDGQYVEAGTEVVKDIFCQNSGVIEITQKNDILREVVIKPGELLMVDDPEAVLSRDNTFVQPGEEFQGVVATELRYIQYVESPEGPALLSRPVVEFAVPNNPDLPSTTSVGQEANGRSIQLRAVQRLPYKDSERVKSVEGVELLRSQLVLEIEEEAEDITASPLAADIELVNDDEHPEIQRLQLVILESLVIRRDIAADATQGSTHTTLEVEDGLTIEPGAVVARTQILCKEGGIVRGVRRDVEAVRRCLVLREVDMTTITTTAPPTVKKGDLLVEGVEIAPGIVAPESGQVLAVKAGEKLQVTGDSQDGSVSPCSYSITLRTGRPYRVSPGAVLQIEDGDLVQRGDNLVLLVFERAKTGDIIQGLPRIEELLEARKPKEACILSRNAGEVKVVYGEGDETSIVRDAYSIKVMEAGGTVTDYPLGPGQNLIVSDGVQVNAGQPLTDGPSNPHEILEIFFSLGSDEGIYACASHALQKVQSFLVNEVQMVYQSQGIDISDKHIEVIVRQMTNKVRIDDGGDTTMLPGELVELRQVEQVNEAMSITGGAKAEYTPVLLGITKASLNTDSFISAASFQETTRVLTEAAIEGKSDWLRGLKENVIIGRLIPAGTGYNTYEETTTIEDYGTDLGSGVLDEADDPLDMVLDDRTAKLYSLDAPDLDSGTYGGRQSDRSILDDDDDLIADEVISAIEGEEEEEEYADDDDFED, from the coding sequence ATGACTGAAAACATGATTTTTCGTAACCTTGTCGTTAACAAGGGTCAACTGAGAAAATTAATTGCGTGGTCGTTTACCCATTATGGGACAGCACGGACAGCGGTAATGGCGGATAAACTCAAAGACCTGGGTTTCCGCTATGCTACCAAAGCCGGAGTATCCATCAGCGTAGATGATTTGATGGTTCCCCCTTCCAAAAAATCCCTCCTGGAAGCAGCAGAAGCAGAGATTCTCAGCACCGAGGAACGGTTTAAACGGGGTGAAATTACTGAAGTGGAACGTTTCCAAAAGGTAATTGATACCTGGAATGGAACATCAGAAAGTTTAAAAGACGAAGTTGTTACCCACTTTAAACAAACCAATCCCCTCAACTCCGTCTACATGATGGCCTTCTCTGGAGCGCGGGGAAACATTTCCCAAGTCAGGCAGTTAGTAGGAATGCGGGGACTAATGGCAGATCCCCAAGGAGAGATTATTGACCTACCTATTAAAACCAACTTCCGGGAAGGACTAACAGTTACAGAATATATTATTTCTAGTTACGGAGCAAGAAAGGGATTAGTTGATACAGCACTGAGAACCGCCGACTCTGGATATTTAACCAGACGATTGGTGGATGTTTCCCAAGATGTAATTGTGCGGGAAATAGACTGCGGTACAAGCCGGGGCATAATCTTAGGAGACATGATAGAAAACTCCAAAGTATTAATCCCCATAGGCACAAGATTAATGGGGAGAGTGGTAGGTGAGGATGTAATTCATCCTGTGACCAAAGAAATGATCGCCCCTCGCAACACCCCAGTATCCGATGATTTAGCCGAAGAAATTCAAGCTGCTGGAGTTAAACAGGTATTAGTGCGATCGCCACTGACCTGTGAAGCAGCCCGTTCCGTATGTCAACATTGTTATGGTTGGAGTTTGGCCCATGCCAAAATGGTAGACTTGGGTGAAGCCGTAGGGATTATTGCTGCCCAAAGTATAGGTGAACCGGGTACACAGTTAACCATGCGTACCTTCCACACCGGGGGGGTATTTACCGGGGAAGTTGCCCAACAGGTGCGGGCAAAAACAGCGGGAACAGTGAAAATATCCCGTAAGTTAAAAACCCGTCCCTACCGTACCCGTCATGGTGAAGATGCCTTGTATGCAGAAACCAATGGGACGTTAAACATTGAAGGTGAAGGTGGAGACAACCAGGAAATTTCCATTACCCAAGGTTCTACCTTATATATTCAACCAGGGCAAAAGGTAAAAGTTGCCCAGTTAATTGCTGAGGTAGCATTGGGCGGTAGGACTGCCAGGGCAAATACAGAGAAAGCTGTCAAAGATGTAGCCACTGACTTGGCTGGAGAAGTACAATTTGCCGATGTGGTAGCAGAACAAAAAACCGACCGTCAGGGGAATACTACCACTACAGCCACTAGAGGCGGTTTGATTTGGATTTTGTCTGGGGAAGTTTATAACTTACCACCAGGGGCAGAATTGGTAGTCAAAAATGGTGATGCCATTGCCAGTAATGGAGTCTTGGCAGAAACCAAACTCACCAGTGTCCATGGGGGTATGGTGCGGCTACCGGAGGCGACACCAGGGAAAGCGACTAGGGAAATTGAAATTATCACCGCTTCTGTGATTTTAGATCAGGCAACAGTAACGGTGCAGAGTTCCCAAGGCAAGAATAATTATTTAGTTTCCACCAGCAATAATCAAACCTTTAACCTGCGGACTACACCGGGAACTAAAGTTCAAAATGGGCAAATTGTCGCCGAGTTAATTGATGACAGTTACCGGACTACCACCGGGGGATTTTTAAAATTTGCCGGCATTGAGGTGCAGAAGAAAGGTAAGGCCAAGTTAGGTTATGAGGTAGTAACTGGGGGAACACTACTGTGGATTCCAGAGGAAACCCATGAGGTAAATAAAGATATTTCCTTATTGTTGGTAGAAGATGGGCAGTATGTGGAGGCAGGAACAGAAGTTGTTAAAGATATTTTCTGTCAAAACAGTGGTGTAATTGAAATCACCCAGAAAAACGACATCCTCAGAGAAGTGGTGATTAAACCAGGGGAATTGCTAATGGTGGATGATCCAGAGGCAGTATTAAGCCGGGATAACACCTTTGTCCAACCTGGGGAAGAATTCCAAGGAGTAGTAGCCACAGAGTTACGCTATATCCAGTATGTAGAATCTCCCGAAGGTCCGGCCTTATTGAGTCGTCCGGTGGTGGAATTTGCCGTTCCTAATAATCCTGACTTACCTTCGACTACATCCGTCGGTCAAGAAGCCAATGGCCGTTCTATTCAACTGCGGGCAGTACAACGTTTACCCTACAAAGATTCCGAACGGGTGAAATCTGTAGAAGGGGTGGAACTATTGCGATCGCAATTGGTGTTAGAAATTGAAGAAGAAGCGGAAGATATTACAGCTTCTCCCTTAGCTGCGGACATTGAATTAGTTAATGACGATGAACATCCTGAGATTCAAAGATTGCAGCTGGTAATTTTAGAATCCTTAGTCATTCGTCGTGACATAGCTGCCGATGCCACCCAAGGCAGTACCCACACTACCCTAGAAGTTGAAGATGGTCTGACCATTGAACCAGGGGCAGTGGTAGCTAGGACTCAGATTTTGTGTAAGGAGGGTGGTATTGTCCGTGGTGTCCGCAGGGATGTAGAAGCGGTGCGTCGTTGTTTGGTACTGAGAGAAGTAGACATGACCACCATTACCACCACAGCCCCACCCACTGTCAAGAAAGGTGATTTGTTAGTAGAGGGTGTAGAAATTGCCCCAGGGATAGTAGCGCCAGAATCTGGACAGGTATTAGCAGTCAAAGCAGGTGAGAAGTTACAAGTTACAGGTGACAGTCAGGACGGGAGTGTTTCCCCATGCTCCTATTCCATTACCTTGCGGACTGGTCGTCCTTATCGGGTCAGTCCTGGGGCGGTGTTGCAGATTGAAGATGGGGACTTGGTGCAACGGGGTGACAATTTGGTATTGTTAGTATTTGAGCGGGCTAAAACTGGGGATATTATCCAAGGTTTACCGAGAATTGAAGAGTTGTTAGAAGCTCGTAAACCCAAGGAAGCCTGTATTTTGTCTCGGAATGCCGGAGAAGTGAAGGTAGTTTATGGCGAAGGAGATGAAACTTCCATAGTCCGTGATGCCTACAGTATCAAGGTGATGGAAGCTGGTGGGACTGTGACTGATTATCCCCTTGGGCCCGGACAAAACCTGATAGTTTCCGATGGGGTGCAGGTAAACGCTGGTCAACCTTTAACCGATGGCCCTTCTAACCCCCATGAGATTTTAGAGATATTCTTCAGTTTGGGTTCTGACGAAGGAATTTATGCCTGTGCTAGTCATGCCTTACAGAAAGTACAAAGCTTTTTGGTGAATGAGGTACAGATGGTGTACCAGTCCCAAGGCATTGATATTTCTGACAAACACATTGAGGTCATTGTCCGCCAGATGACCAACAAAGTCCGCATTGATGATGGTGGGGACACCACCATGTTACCGGGTGAGTTGGTGGAACTGCGACAGGTGGAACAGGTGAATGAGGCTATGTCCATTACTGGTGGAGCTAAGGCTGAATATACTCCAGTGTTGTTGGGGATTACTAAGGCATCCTTAAATACCGACAGTTTCATTTCTGCGGCTTCGTTCCAGGAAACCACTAGGGTGTTAACTGAAGCAGCTATTGAGGGTAAGTCTGATTGGCTACGTGGTTTAAAGGAAAACGTGATCATTGGACGGTTGATACCCGCAGGTACTGGTTATAACACCTATGAAGAAACCACTACCATTGAAGATTATGGTACAGATTTGGGTTCTGGAGTATTAGATGAAGCCGATGATCCTCTGGATATGGTATTAGATGACCGCACTGCTAAATTGTACAGTCTAGATGCTCCTGATTTAGATAGTGGTACTTATGGTGGTAGACAGAGTGATAGATCCATTTTGGATGATGACGATGATTTAATTGCCGATGAAGTCATATCTGCTATTGAAGGAGAGGAAGAAGAAGAGGAATACGCAGATGATGATGATTTTGAGGATTAA